The sequence CTTATCAGTAACAGAGGTATACTTCAAATTGCAGATTTTGGTCTCGCGAGGCCATACGATGGACATCCCCCAGCTCCTGGCAAAGGAGGCGGGGAAGCTGTGCGAGATTATACTTCGCTCGTTGTAACTCGATGGTACCGGCCGCCCGAGTTATTACTTCAGCTTCGACGTTATACGACGGCGATAGATATGTGGGGAGCTGGGTAAGATTCTTTTTGAATTGCTCCGACGTAATCCCAATTGCTAAGGTCCTCTAGGTGCGTTTTCGGCGAAATGTTTAAGGGCAAACCCATACTTGCTGGAAGCAGTGATTTAAACCAGGCCCAACTCATATTTACTCTCGTTGGTTCTCCAACTGAAGAGACCATGCCCGGCTGGAGTGCTCTCCCCGGATGTGAAGGGGTGAAATCATGGGGCTCCAAGCCAGGAAACCTTTCAACCGTCTTCAGAGAGTGAGTCTAAATTGTGGACACTTTTCCGTCTAGCCTCGTTGACTCTTAAATAGACAAGGACCCGGCGCCATATCACTGCTTTCTGAGCTTCTTAAACTTGATTGGCGTAAGCGAATCAACGCGATTGATGCACTAAAACACCCTTATTTCTTGAATCCACCCCTTCCTGCCCGCCCTGGTGATCTACCTCAATTTGAGGATTCGCATGAGCTTGATAGAAGGAAATTTCGCGGGCAAAAGGCGATGCCGCCCGCGCCCGCCGGTGGCTCTGTCGGCATGGGTGCCAACGGCGAATGGACATCCGGCTCAGGGGTGAGGGTCCCACCAGATCCGAAATTGAATAGCCGGATACCTAGTGCTGCACGCAACGGTCCGAGGGGAGCCTACGACAGTCGTGTTCCAGACTCTGCTCGTGGCCATAAACGACAAGCATCGGACGATCACCCTCCGCGTTCACGCGACCCAAGCATTCACGGAAGACCACCGGGCCAACTCCCCGGAAGGCCGAATGCTGCCACATGGCGTGGCGGCGATCGTCGGGAGCAGCGTGGTCGTGATGAATGGGATCGCCACCGTTCTCGTGATTCCTACGTTCCTAAGTATGACGATGATTCCACTTCTGTTTCCCGAAGAGACAATCTCGATAGTCGACCTCGTGCAGACTCCCGTGGAGATAGGTTTTATAGACCTAGCCGAAGCAGAAGTCCCGAAAGGCCACGCAGCCGTGCTGGCGATGGGGATTCACATAACATTTATAGGCGCTGATCTTTGTTGTTCTCGCCCTTTCTGGAGTAGGCATTGTCTTTCTAGCAGCGTCTTCACACTTTTTAGCTTGGGATTTATTCACTGACATTGGGGGTATTGATGCATTTTCGTGTTGGGGCATCTAAAGCTGGATTCATGGATGATATCATGCATTTGCCTGGCGTTTTCAGGATATCTATATGGGTAATGGGCCATACTTTCTCGAATATGTTAAGCTCTCATAGAACGCACATAGCAGACACACACATTGGGGGTGGTCGATGCTTTCGCACATACGTTGAACAGCGGCGATTTTCAGAtttggccttttttttttttttgttttttttggggggggggggggggggggggttgtTTCGCAggaactttataataatgaAATCTCCTGGTCAACTGAATCGTGCATGTACATTTAAAGCGGTATTTCCATAGAATCCCTTTGCCTATCCTCGTTTCTATCCCACTCATGTTGAAAGAACGCCAGTCGTCGACATGCTGACCTGTTGAAGAATAtaaactttttttttttattgatGTAGCGGAATCATGTCCTCCTGAATTCATAAACATCCAAGTTCCCTCCTAAATATGTCTTAGATTAAAATAAGACCCGAGTCATTATTCGAGCTGTTGATAGTTTTGTCAGCGACGGGCTGGAAACATGAAGGCAGGGAATACGACATACATGACAGGCTTTCGAGTTGTTGGTATAGTTCTTTAATATCTGATGAGTTGACATCACTAATATCAGCCATTAGGTAGGCGACCTAATCAACATTCTCGTTAGTTTGGTTCCTGACTAGGCGGAGACGACTAATGGAACATACATCGCCGCGGCTATCCGTCATTTGTTTGTCGACATTGTGATTTGCGAGGACCTCGTTAACTGGTTTTTTTTGTATTAGCAGGGATAAGCTTCGGCCGATATGTGGGCGACATTACCTTTTCTTAACACACCAGGAACGTTTCGATGGATGAAAATGACCTATAATAGAGCGttaatatatctttttaCCTTTTCGGTTTGCTAAGGCGACACTTACTCGAGCATGGTTGGGCTCCTCTATAGTCAATGAACGCAGTGTAACCTCTGGCATGTTGACAGCACCGAGGGTAGTGCCCTCGTTCACATACCGCACCAAGGCATTTGCAACTTCGATGCCGATGGCGCTCTGAGCCTCCTCAGTGCTTCCACCGATATGCGGTGTAAGGATAAGGTTCTTCAACGATCTCAAATCTTCGGCCCAGGTATTTAGGTCCTTATTGAAATAGTCGCCATTACCGGCCGGTTCACTAGGGTACACATCAAGAGCTGCACCGGCAACCTTCCCGGAACGCATAGCCTGAACAAGGGCAGGAATATCCACGACGCTGCCGCGACTGGCATTGATGAGATAGCTTCCATCCTTCATTTTCTCGAGTTGAGCACCGCTGATCATATTCTTGGTTTCTGGGAGCTCGGGGACGTGTAAAGTGACAAAATCCGCAGATGCGAGAAGTTCGTCTAGCGTAGCAACTTGACGAGCAGTCCCCATGGCCATCAGGTTGAGCACATCATAGTAAATGACCGACATGCCCATAGCTTCGGCGAGAACTGAGAGCTGAGAGCCAATGTGACCGTATCCGACGATACCTTGGACCACATCAATAACAGGGCAGGGCATCAAAGGAGATGCAGGCAGACTTACCAAGTGTCTTCCCTCGAACCTCCCAGCATTTATTGCTCACTTTCTGCCACATCCCGCTATGCATTTCTGCTGAACGGTCGCATAGCTGTCTAGCGAGAGCAATGATCTCTCCGATCACCAACTCGGCAACGCTACGCGAGTTGCTAAAGGGAGAGTTGAACACGGCAATACCATGGTCAGCGGCGAATTGGAGATCGACTTGATTCGTGCCAATGCAGAAACATCCGATGACTATTAGATTCTTAGCTTCACTAAGAACTTTAGCAGTGAGCTTCGTTTTGGATCGTATGCCGATGACGTGCACATCTCTGTAGATTGGTGGGAGTGTTAGCTCATGTCCGcccagaaaaagagaaaagaaatcttCTCTATAGCGGACCAAGAACAAGAAAATGAGAGCAATCAGCAGGAGTAGATGCTAAACAACAATCACACACCTGATCTTTTCGATTAATTGATCCTCCGGCAGGGAAGATTTATAAAACTCCACCTGATACCCCTGTTCCTTCAGGATATCCCTGCCTGTCTTGTTCACATTCTCCAGCAACAAGATCTTTATATCCTCCGTAGCAAACGGCTTCAATTGTTTCAATGGAAACGGTGCGGGAACCCGGCTGGCAAATGGTGTGCCGCTCGTACCATAGCTGGACGGCGGAGACTGGGCAGAAAAGCTCAGGCTGCGAGAGACCTGGTGGGAAAGCTCGTTGGGGTTGAATATGTCCCTCGCGCCGGTCGCCATGCTGCCGCTTTCACGACGATAAGAGTACATTcgggagagaaaaagaagaagaggatccgCAATAGCGGGTTATGGGGTATAAATGTATTTAACTGGGTCCGCTGTTTTGGTGTGCagctttttgtttttccaccttttttttttttttttcttttttccatttttgcttttctgcGGGAGAGCAATAAGCGTTTTTGACTGGTGACTGTCCCGTAGCTTTCGGGGACTAAGGGAATTGCATCATTCTTGCAGCTTGCACACACGCACCAGGCGGGTTTCACTCCCTGAGTTTTCGACACTATGACTCAGTCGCAGGAAACCGGGACGATGGGCATTTATTTATGGAtgtttacggagtacggtgATCTTCAACGGATCTATTCttatgtatgtactgtcTATGTCGGTCTCCTAGCAATCGAAGACGACCAGTTCAAGACACAGGGGAAATTTGGGGGTACTATCGACTTTACTCtattttgagattttccatAGTTTTTGTCACGTCGCTCTTATCAGCTTTTGCCTTGGGCTTGGCTTTAGTCTTTTGAGAGGTGGTATCTTTAGGAAGTTCCTTCGTGTATGGCAGGAATTCAGGTTGGCCAGGGATATATTTCCTGAGGACCTCAGGGACGATGATGCCCTGCGGAGATAGGCGGGTTAGTTAAAAATGGCAAAAGGCTGGCAAGGTTTGCTTACATCTTCTTGTTGGTAGTTCTCCAGGATGCAGCAAAGAGCTCTCTCCGTGGCGCACAGTGTGGCATTGAGGGCATGAACGTAAGCCTTCTTAGTATCCGTAGTCTTCTTGGGACCAAAGCGGATATCCAATTCTCTAGATTGGTAGTCGGTGCAGTTCGAGCAAGAAACTAATTCCTTGTATTCACCCTGGAATGGGAACCAAGCTTCCAAGTCCCACTTTTTGGAGGCCGCATTGTTCAGGGCCCCTGAAACAATTGAGACGATCTGGTACGGAAGACCAAGAGACTGGTAAAACTCCTCTGAAGTGGTAATCATGTCGTCGAATGTTTTCCAGGATTCTTCGGGCTTTGTCAAGATAAACTGCTCTATCTGTATTGCAGTTTCGAAGTTAGATGCACGGGCCTAGAAATATGGACCCGATTAACTTGCCTTTTCGAATTGATGCACACGGAAAATGCCCCAAGCATCCTTTCCATGGGACCCAGCCTCTTTCCTGAAACATGTGCTGTATCCGGCGTATCTACATATCGATTAGGTCAACTGGGCACGGGACATCGATGCTCTCGACAGGCGAGAAACCATGAAGTTGAAAGAGGGGGGTTATACTTAATAGGAAGTTCCTTATCCTGTAGCCACTCTCCATCGTGTAATGCGGACAAGGGCTGTTCCGAAGTCGCGATCAAGTACTTGTCCGTGCTCTTATCCTCACTTTCCGTAACTTTATACAATTCCTCGTCAAATTGCTCCAGCTGCGCCGTTTTGGCCATGTAATCCCGAAGCATGAAGAATGGCGGCTGATTTGGCTTGTATCCCTTGTTGAACAGAAATTCAAGACCGTAGTTGACGAGGGCGAGGTTTAAGAAAAGACCATAACCCGTTAGGCAGAATCCACGATGACCAACAATCTTGACCCCTCTCTCCGGATCGTAGCCGTCTAGTCGTGTGAGGACTTCATGATGTGACAAGCAGTCTCTCTTTTCGACCTTGGCGCCTTCTGGCGCCCATGTCTTGATGATCGCATTATCATCCTATGGCAAATCGAATCCTAGAGTCAGATTGAATCAAAGAATGACGGATTGGGGGAGGGGAGCCGCATATATTAGGTACCTCATTGTTGCTAATAGGAACCGAATCGTGAACATAGTTGCCAATCGTCTTCAACTTGCGATCTCTCAGCTTTTCCTTCTCAACCGCCAAATCTTCCTGAGCCTTCTTGTCCTGCTCCAACTTCGCTTTTTGCGCCAAAAGCTCAGAAGCGTCTTCCTTATTCTGAACCGGGCAACAATCACCCCCGCCGTCAGCCTCTCGCGACTCCCACGCACCCGCAAGTCACCGCGGTATATTAGGCCTGGAAAATCAACGAACCTTCTTCTTCATGCCAATCTCTTTCTGGAGCGCATTGATCTTCGAGCCGATTTGCGAAGCTTCATAGCGTGCTAAAAGCCACACAAGAACAAGAAAAGTTAAGTCAcgttcaaaaaaaaaaaggattgTATTGGAGACGATATCTCGAGAAAGAACATACTTCGACGGGCGTCTTCATATAAACTAATCACCTCATCGACAAGCTCCTCCGACGCAAATCTCCGGCGCTGACTCTCCTTGACCTTCTTGGGATCACCGCCGCGGTCGGCGATCAGGTCTGCAATATCAAGCATGGTAACAAGGAACGGAAAAAATTGGTCTCAGGTAAAATAAATGGATAGTCTCGCCCAGTGAAGCAAAAACAGAGCAGTGATATTCTACCAACAGGATCTCTCGTGCACAGAGGCCCTTCGCAGTAGTGATGAGTTTCAATTTCTCCAAGCCGAGCATGTTTGTCTTCTGTGCAAACTTGAGGGGTCGCTGGGCGCACAAAGTGCGTTGCAATTGCTTATCAGTGCGTGTAACATTAACAAGTCTCAGTGTTGCTGCACACGGTGTGATCCCTGCACGTTCCTGCGCCCTGTTTTGTTCCACATGCATGTTGATAGTGATGCAGGTTCAGATATCAAAGGAGTACCTGGGAAGAACAGGAGCACTATTAGATATTATGcttgtatgtatgtgtgcACATTTGCTGGTTCGTTGCAGGTCATTAAGACTCCCCCCAGATCACAGAATAGAGAGCATCCGTATCCCCACCACTGATGAATAGGAAAGCCTAAACCCtagggaggaaaaaaaaacaaaaataagACGATGATGAAAGCAGAGACAATGACATAGAAGATACACaaaggcaaaaaaagaaacccaTGCCACACAAACCTGTACCGCTCTAACGCTTGTCTATCATGTTGCCCAAGTGCCAGGAAGGTAGAAGCATGCACTCATTAAAAGAACCAGAGAAAGCCACCCGGAAAGAAACAcaataaaaaaaagtgaGATAATAGTAGAGCATGTAGAAAAGAAGTCAAGCCGCAAGACGGCAGCCAAAAGGGAGGCATCCTGTGGCTACAGGCACAATTGTCGACGCCTGCGCTGCCGCGATTGTCATGTATGTAATGTCTGCTTGGTGCGCACAAGTATGCACAGTTACGCATGCTTGTGCAGGGTCAAAACGACCTTCCTCCCCTAGAGTGACACCTTCCCATGTCGCCTGCCGAGCACGGAGTCGTCCTTTGTCGAAGCTGTTCTACATGAGAACACACTTGCTTCCGCCAGTTGGCTGATTGGGGTTCTGGGACTTCTCAATCTCAGCAATGATCAATTCGAACGCATTTGCAACATTCAGGTCGTTTCTTGCGCTCGCTTCGGTCCAGGCACAATTGAACTCCTCGGCAgtctttttcccttcctcGATGCTAATCTGGCGCCACTCAGGCTGCAAGTCACATTTGTTTCCGACCAAGACTAGGGGAACCCAGTCAGCGCCCTAGATATCAAGCATCCAAGTCAGTTGGTTTCATTCGCTCTTGAGGATGGTCCGGTCTACAAGCTAAAGAATACAGGCCAATGGGCAAAGGTATGTCTCATCAGGTATGTCTCACCAGGTGATTGAGGATCTTGTCACGGATGACCCTGACCATCTCGAAAGACTGTCTAGAAGCAACCGAATAGACGATCATGTATCCATGGATTCCAATGAAGTGTTTCGAGTTCAAGAGACTATATTCGTCCTGCCCGGCCGTGTCGACAATTTCGGTAGAGTAATCTTGTCCTTTATAGGTGATGACACGGCTAAAGGTATTCTCGATGGTGGGGTAATAGTTCTCGACGAAGGTTCCCTCAACGAAGCGAACGGTGAGAGACGATTTACCTTTGGGGAGCTCATTAGCATTTCGACAAACAACATTAAGGACAGGTTCCATTAAGAAGCCAGAGAATAAATGTGTTCAGGATGTAAGAGGACAGAACATACCGACAGCACGACTTCCTACAATGGCAACCTTTCTCTGTCGAATTGGAGCCATGTTTGTGGGAGACAAAAAGCGATACGACAGAACGGGGAGCGGAAGAGCTGCGATGAGTTCTCtaaagggaaaaagagagagatgTAGGATGGAACGTCGATTGGAGTGAAAggggaggaggaagaggggaGAAGTGAGGGTTCGTCGAGCGTTGTTTATGGCGGGAATTACTTTCACGAGGAAAGCTCGAGGTGAATCGTTCGAGGACGACGGATGGTTCCCTTCAGGTCACAGTGCCGACGCCGTGTACAGTATCAAAACACGCTAGCGAAAGCAAACGGATTACACTCCCAATACCGAGGATTGGAGCACGGAGGGAGAattgaaggaaaagaaagggcGCAAAGTGAGGGAGCGGTGAACTCGAGGATTTCCACAAACAACAATTGGAGATAATATGAACGGCAACAGGCTTGATCCCCGAAAACAATAAGGTTTAGAATACGCCCAGAGGGATTACCTGCTATTTGCTCGAGGGCTGATCAACCGCCGGCAGATACGAGTTCGCCCAGCTGGGTGAGAAATTGACAAGTCCACAACGGCATTAATATTAATACTCTGGAGAGAGAATGGTGTTCAGTGCCAGTCCAACTCCCATCCAGGATACGACATTACCGGGCCTGCCAAAAGTTGCAGATCACGGCACTCAGTACACAGGGTGATACAGACAACGGAGCAAGCTTTCCAAGGAACATGACCGGCGGCGTTTCCTCCAGAAATTCCAGAACCCTGGGAGGCGAAAAAGAGGCGCAAAAAGCAACCTCCGCAGCGTCAGAAGGGAAAGCTTACGATCGCCCCGCAGGCCAATCAGAGGTGGGCTGAATAATCGCGCCCTGCTAGTTAGCCCGGCTCCACTCGACTAGGCCACACAAAGAAGGCAAACTCCCACGTGAATATGGGGCGGCCGGAGGGTTCTGGACCCGCGGCCTTGGCATCGAACTCTTTCCGCCCGTTGGGGAGATCTGCCGCCCGCGGACTGGCTGGGAGTGCACGCGTAGGCCCGCCCCGGGTTCCAGGCAATCGGAGTCCGCCGCCTCCTGCTTCGCGTTGGCGCTGCCATGGGCGTCTGGGGTTGGGGGGCGGGAAAAGAGGGTAAAGCGACATGGCCGGTGGGACGGGTAAAAATCCCCGGTCACCCGTGGCCGAGGCAAACTGCACATCCCTACGGCCCAACGCAACATCGTTGCTCATATCATCCTTTTTTTGCCACTAGATCATGATTTCCTTGTGAAACGACTGTTCATCCATACAACATGACATTATTATGATCTAACCATCCATACACGGCGTGACCAACCATCAAAACGCCCATCCTGGTTACCTCCTCAATCCTTCCGCCTCACGGATCCGCTCAACAATACTCTGAAGTCGAGACGTGAACCCCGCCATAGCATCCTCTTCCAAAACAGGATCCTTCAGTTCCTCCTCGACCTTTCGGTAGTAGTGTAGAAACTCCTCCACGATGGCAAGAAGACGGCTGAGGTTATTGCCGCGCATCTTCCTGCGCACTTGGGTCCGCACTTCATCGTCAAGGCATAAAGTGCTGAGGAGGACGGATAGATAGCCAAAAGCAACGTTGGAGTGTGTTTGGACAACGGAGTCAGcctggaaaaaaaaaaaaaaaaattcaggTCAGAAGAGAAATCCGAAACAacagggggaaaaaaaaagaaaaaaaagaaaagaacaaaagaAACGAAACGAAACTTCAGATGTGTATATCCTACGGGGGCTTGCATCACGTACTTCTGAGACTGTCTCTAGTCCACCAATGAACAACTCCATGAGACGGTCAACCAGAATCGCAGGACCATGCTTCATCTGCAAAAATAGTCCCCTGGACCTGCTGCTCCATTCGGTCAAGTTGATCAACGTTCCAAGTGCAAGAATCACTGTATCCAACAGCGATTCTTTCTTATCACTAGCCAAATCTTCCGCTACTGTCCTGAAGTTGGACAAAACAAGTCGGGCTAGTGCACCAACCATATCAGGCGTTGCAAAGTCTTCGCAGAGAGCTGGATTGTTGTTTGTAATGTTAAGGATGAGACGAATCTGCAGTATCTGGATTTGCCGACTCGCCGCATCAGATCTATCGATTAGCTGTGCTAGGAGCAAGCCCATTCGCGAGAGACGATTTAGAATTCTCTCCTGCTCGCTGTCCAAAGACGGTAGGCCAACGGTATAAGACTCCAAAATTGAAAATGCCATCTCGAGAACGAAAAGATCGCTATTGGCGCCTTCCCGTGAatgttgaagaagaaggtCCACTATCTGCGCAAGGACAGGGTTCGAAACTGTCGCCGTTCGATCACCAGCTTCTCGAACTTTGCGCACCGCTAGCTCTAGTGATCGTAACTCTAGGTTCTGTGGTGAAAGCCTCGCGGGAGGTAATTCTGACCATAGTTTGTTTTCGCGAAGCTGCACGCAAAGATCTCGTAGACTAGATTGGCCTGCCTTTGACATGTTAAAGTTGGGAAGCTTGATTAGCTGTAGTATATCCCGTTCTTCGGGAAGAAGAGAGGGAGCGGCGTCCAATATCTGCGTAAAGCAAGTCTGCAGAGCTACTGGAGAAGTAGGCCCAGACGCAAGGAGTAGTGTATAAATGCACACAGTGAGATATGTGCAAATCATATCGGGTTCATTAACGGTGCATTCAGAAAGCCTCTTTTCCAAGGAATTGCTGATAAAGCGACGTGAAAACTCGGTATCTACGAGTTTCGAACACAACTGAAAAAACCCGCTGCGTTTTCTCGAGGTTGAGGCTGTTTTCTCCTCGAGATCTTCAAAGATAGACTCGATGACCGCCTGGTACCTCGCGTTGCCACCTGCTCGTCGAAGCTCGTAAATGCTTCTAACCATCCCGGGGCCGGTATCGTTGTTGTCATCGGGTTCTTGTAAGTTCGGAACTAGTTTCGGAGGCAATAAGCTCGTGCCAATATCGAATAACAACGGGTCGGCTTTTGACGCGGACGTAGGTTTCATATCATTCATCCCCGACATATTGGTGTCCATATCGCCCTCTGTACGAAAGGACCTTTGTCGCGCATAGGTTACTCTCGAAGTATTTTGTTGTAGCTGGTTTGAGATTTCTGGTCGCCGCCGACGAGGGTTAACGGATGGAAAGGTATTGGTTGAAACGGAGTCTTTCGTTGGCGGCGGCCCCCTGGAGGAGGCTCGGGAATTAGTCCTCGAACGATGAGATAGATCTGATCGAACGGTATCCGGGTCACTGGAACTTTCCGTATCCTCCATATCACCGGTATTTAGCGCGTCTATCAACCTCAAGCGGGACGAAGTTCGCGGGGTCCCGGCAATTGACCCTTCCTTTTCACTAGTTAGGGACCGCTTGAGAGGAGTCTTAACATACGATTCAGTAGACAAGTGCTGCGTCATTTCCTTGAGTTTCTGAGATGGACTCCGCGAGAGACTGGGCCTAACAGGCTGGTTTGCAGGCACTGAGGCGGCTGGGTTCGTGGGCCCTGGCCTCGAACCTGGGTCATGACGGAAACGATGACTCCATGAACGAGCAGACAAAGGTTGTTTGCTTGGCGACCCGAGCGAAAGGGGCTTTTTACCTGGCAACGTTCTCTGGTCATGATCAAATTGATTGGTACCGTTTGCTTTGGCTGAGGGAGGTGATTGAATGACAACTCCTACCCGAGGAGATTTCTCTGCGACAGTATGCCTGGCCCTTTTAACCGCACTACTCTGTCGTTCCAATGGCTTGTCTATTTGAACCTGTTGTGGTCGTTCTCGCGATTCTACTAGAGCGGTGCGATCAACCTGTGAGAACTTGCACAGAGCTGTTGGAGTCTCCAACCTCCTGCGCTTGCGCTCGCGTCCAGACCTATTCTGCGTGTCATCGTCTGACGAGGGGATATCGTAGATGCTGCCCTCAATTTTCGGAACTGTCAGTCGAGGCCTTTCCACCTTTTTCGTTGTTTCTGAGTTTCCTCTGTGTAGTGCCTTGCGCGGTGTTTCAATATCCCTCCTAGAAATTCCGACGTCTTTCGGCGTAGGAGACGTATCCTGATCGAAGCGCTCAGGCAGGGTGCGCTGGAACGGACTGCGCACGATGTTTCGTGAGGCCCGTCCGTAGGTCTTCAGCTTTCGCCCAGAGGAAAATTCCATGGAGGCAATATCGGCTTGCATTTCGCTGCGGTTTGACCAAAAGAATCAAACCACAGGGGAAATGAACGGTGTCTGTGGATGCGTCGCGAGAGCAGGTAGATGTGATCCGGACCGAGATGCGAACTTGAGGAACCGACTTCAGGTTACCATTGGGGGATCAGACAAAGTTGACTCCCTATTCGCTTTCGCTAGCACAGGTGTAGTCAGTATAGACGCGTctgaagggaaaaaaaacgTGATGGATGTCCGGATCTCAGCTAACCATGTATGCTTTGAATTGAGATGGATTGCTTGTCGCCGCAACTGGTTATAGAACCCGGGCAATCTGGAGAAGAGGAAAGAATCGCCTTTGGTTAAAGTGGCAGGGTGAAGCAATTTTGTTGCAGAACACACAAGCAGGGCTTCTCAAGGTCAAATGAATCCGTGTTGATGGAAACTGCGTTCAAAAGAAACTGACCTGCACGCGTTCATGAGCGGGAGGACAGACAATGTTAGTGAACCGCTTTCTGACTAACTAGCTTAACCGTTGATCCTGGTTGATACCACCGACTGGGCACAATCAAGTTCTAGATAAGAGCATGGTATTGATATGGATTTCCCTGCCTGCAAAACTCCTTGGGAATGCTTTGGCTCTCCCTCTCAAAGTTGCTGATGAGAGTTCTGCTCGACAGGGCTGGCCTGTGAGATTCCACACTAGGAGAAGCTTCCCGCCGATGGCTTTCCCACACCACTGAATTTCACCAGCATTTATCCGATTAACCACTGCCTCCAGCCATGAAGCGGGCCTGTTGAGATGAAGCGGCAGGCCAGCGCCGAACTCTATTGTCCGCCATCTCTTCTTTCCCTCTGATCCAGTGGCCAT is a genomic window of Coccidioides posadasii str. Silveira chromosome 3, complete sequence containing:
- the SER33 gene encoding D-3-phosphoglycerate dehydrogenase 2 (EggNog:ENOG410PFGT~COG:E~BUSCO:7004at33183), with the protein product MYSYRRESGSMATGARDIFNPNELSHQVSRSLSFSAQSPPSSYGTSGTPFASRVPAPFPLKQLKPFATEDIKILLLENVNKTGRDILKEQGYQVEFYKSSLPEDQLIEKIRDVHVIGIRSKTKLTAKVLSEAKNLIVIGCFCIGTNQVDLQFAADHGIAVFNSPFSNSRSVAELVIGEIIALARQLCDRSAEMHSGMWQKVSNKCWEVRGKTLGIVGYGHIGSQLSVLAEAMGMSVIYYDVLNLMAMGTARQVATLDELLASADFVTLHVPELPETKNMISGAQLEKMKDGSYLINASRGSVVDIPALVQAMRSGKVAGAALDVYPSEPAGNGDYFNKDLNTWAEDLRSLKNLILTPHIGGSTEEAQSAIGIEVANALVRYVNEGTTLGAVNMPEVTLRSLTIEEPNHARVIFIHRNVPGVLRKVNEVLANHNVDKQMTDSRGDVAYLMADISDVNSSDIKELYQQLESLSSRIMTRVLF
- the RHB1 gene encoding GTP-binding protein (EggNog:ENOG410PJZE~COG:S~BUSCO:13782at33183) gives rise to the protein MAPIRQRKVAIVGSRAVGKSSLTVRFVEGTFVENYYPTIENTFSRVITYKGQDYSTEIVDTAGQDEYSLLNSKHFIGIHGYMIVYSVASRQSFEMVRVIRDKILNHLGADWVPLVLVGNKCDLQPEWRQISIEEGKKTAEEFNCAWTEASARNDLNVANAFELIIAEIEKSQNPNQPTGGSKCVLM
- the SES1 gene encoding Cytosolic seryl-tRNA synthetase (BUSCO:209053at4751~EggNog:ENOG410PFEB~COG:J~BUSCO:5843at33183); the protein is MLDIADLIADRGGDPKKVKESQRRRFASEELVDEVISLYEDARRTRYEASQIGSKINALQKEIGMKKKNKEDASELLAQKAKLEQDKKAQEDLAVEKEKLRDRKLKTIGNYVHDSVPISNNEDDNAIIKTWAPEGAKVEKRDCLSHHEVLTRLDGYDPERGVKIVGHRGFCLTGYGLFLNLALVNYGLEFLFNKGYKPNQPPFFMLRDYMAKTAQLEQFDEELYKVTESEDKSTDKYLIATSEQPLSALHDGEWLQDKELPIKYAGYSTCFRKEAGSHGKDAWGIFRVHQFEKIEQFILTKPEESWKTFDDMITTSEEFYQSLGLPYQIVSIVSGALNNAASKKWDLEAWFPFQGEYKELVSCSNCTDYQSRELDIRFGPKKTTDTKKAYVHALNATLCATERALCCILENYQQEDGIIVPEVLRKYIPGQPEFLPYTKELPKDTTSQKTKAKPKAKADKSDVTKTMENLKIE
- the BUR1 gene encoding serine/threonine protein kinase, CMGC, CDC2/CDK subfamily (EggNog:ENOG410PHPD~COG:T~BUSCO:5325at33183), with translation MLPSTSSPNLKVPLERDEEGRPRFKGCSSIREYEFLGKLGEGTFGEVYKARSKHSGSIVALKKILLHNEKDGFPITALREIKLLKVLSHTNIIRLEEMAVERSRGEGRKKPSMYMVTPYMEHDLAGLLENPNVHLTEPQIKCYMLQLLEGLRYLHQNNILHRDMKAANLLISNRGILQIADFGLARPYDGHPPAPGKGGGEAVRDYTSLVVTRWYRPPELLLQLRRYTTAIDMWGAGCVFGEMFKGKPILAGSSDLNQAQLIFTLVGSPTEETMPGWSALPGCEGVKSWGSKPGNLSTVFREQGPGAISLLSELLKLDWRKRINAIDALKHPYFLNPPLPARPGDLPQFEDSHELDRRKFRGQKAMPPAPAGGSVGMGANGEWTSGSGVRVPPDPKLNSRIPSAARNGPRGAYDSRVPDSARGHKRQASDDHPPRSRDPSIHGRPPGQLPGRPNAATWRGGDRREQRGRDEWDRHRSRDSYVPKYDDDSTSVSRRDNLDSRPRADSRGDRFYRPSRSRSPERPRSRAGDGDSHNIYRR
- a CDS encoding uncharacterized protein (EggNog:ENOG410PMSV~COG:S~BUSCO:2602at33183) produces the protein MQADIASMEFSSGRKLKTYGRASRNIVRSPFQRTLPERFDQDTSPTPKDVGISRRDIETPRKALHRGNSETTKKVERPRLTVPKIEGSIYDIPSSDDDTQNRSGRERKRRRLETPTALCKFSQVDRTALVESRERPQQVQIDKPLERQSSAVKRARHTVAEKSPRVGVVIQSPPSAKANGTNQFDHDQRTLPGKKPLSLGSPSKQPLSARSWSHRFRHDPGSRPGPTNPAASVPANQPVRPSLSRSPSQKLKEMTQHLSTESYVKTPLKRSLTSEKEGSIAGTPRTSSRLRLIDALNTGDMEDTESSSDPDTVRSDLSHRSRTNSRASSRGPPPTKDSVSTNTFPSVNPRRRRPEISNQLQQNTSRVTYARQRSFRTEGDMDTNMSGMNDMKPTSASKADPLLFDIGTSLLPPKLVPNLQEPDDNNDTGPGMVRSIYELRRAGGNARYQAVIESIFEDLEEKTASTSRKRSGFFQLCSKLVDTEFSRRFISNSLEKRLSECTVNEPDMICTYLTVCIYTLLLASGPTSPVALQTCFTQILDAAPSLLPEERDILQLIKLPNFNMSKAGQSSLRDLCVQLRENKLWSELPPARLSPQNLELRSLELAVRKVREAGDRTATVSNPVLAQIVDLLLQHSREGANSDLFVLEMAFSILESYTVGLPSLDSEQERILNRLSRMGLLLAQLIDRSDAASRQIQILQIRLILNITNNNPALCEDFATPDMVGALARLVLSNFRTVAEDLASDKKESLLDTVILALGTLINLTEWSSRSRGLFLQMKHGPAILVDRLMELFIGGLETVSEADSVVQTHSNVAFGYLSVLLSTLCLDDEVRTQVRRKMRGNNLSRLLAIVEEFLHYYRKVEEELKDPVLEEDAMAGFTSRLQSIVERIREAEGLRR